The Deinococcus ruber genome segment GGACGAACGTCTTCAGAGTGGCCTGTTCTTCCGGCGTGAGTCGGACCCGATATCGTTTCATCCTTCAAGATACTGCTCTCAACCTACCCTAACCGATTGACGGTGTACTAGCAAGGAAGGAACGCGGAGGAGGCACTATGCAGAGCAACACATCTCAGCAGCCAGAGGATGCGTCGCGCATGATCGACGCAAGAATAAATGAGCTGGAAGACTGGCGTGGTGCTGTCCTGTCACGGCTGCGCCTTCTGATTCGACAGGCCGATCCGGATGTAACCGAAGAATGGAAGTGGAAGGTTCCGGTGTGGTCACATGATGGGATCATCTGCACCGGAGAGACGTACAAGAGCGCTGTGAAACTGACCTTTGCCAAGGGTGCGGCCCTCGAAGATCCGTCTGGCCTTTTCAATTCGAGTCTTGAAGGCAAGACCCGCCGTGCTATTGATGTGCGAGAAGGCGACACGGTTGACGAAGAGGCATTGAAAGCACTGATTCGCGCAGCCGTGACCCTGAATAGCTCACGAACTCACAGGTAACACGCTCACACTGCCTGCCTCTTGGTCGTCAGTTCAGCC includes the following:
- a CDS encoding DUF1801 domain-containing protein, coding for MQSNTSQQPEDASRMIDARINELEDWRGAVLSRLRLLIRQADPDVTEEWKWKVPVWSHDGIICTGETYKSAVKLTFAKGAALEDPSGLFNSSLEGKTRRAIDVREGDTVDEEALKALIRAAVTLNSSRTHR